One genomic segment of Candidatus Baltobacteraceae bacterium includes these proteins:
- a CDS encoding urate hydroxylase PuuD translates to MWGDPIMRWFHVLAGVMWIGLLYFFNFVNAESVKEATASGEAGPISKYIMPRALAFFRYAAVVTWIFGAGLLSQPALTHNGVNGFVAAFTLGLLPDQGAMAPIGIGAWLGTIMLVNVWGPIWRNQKKLLGMVAATDEEKAKARRVAFLASRVNTMLSIPMLFFMVTGPTTLGQGIYH, encoded by the coding sequence TGCGCTGGTTCCACGTCCTGGCCGGAGTGATGTGGATCGGGCTGCTCTATTTCTTCAACTTCGTCAACGCTGAATCGGTCAAAGAGGCGACTGCGTCCGGCGAGGCCGGACCGATCTCGAAATACATCATGCCGCGCGCCCTCGCGTTCTTCCGGTATGCGGCGGTCGTTACGTGGATTTTTGGCGCCGGGCTGCTGTCGCAACCCGCGTTAACCCACAACGGCGTCAACGGTTTCGTAGCAGCGTTTACCTTGGGACTGCTTCCCGATCAAGGCGCGATGGCGCCAATCGGCATCGGTGCGTGGCTGGGCACGATCATGCTCGTCAACGTGTGGGGCCCCATCTGGCGCAATCAAAAGAAGCTTCTCGGAATGGTTGCGGCAACCGACGAAGAGAAAGCCAAGGCTCGCCGCGTCGCATTCTTAGCGTCACGCGTGAACACGATGCTGTCGATCCCAATGCTCTTCTTCATGGTGACCGGCCCGACAACGCTCGGTCAGGGAATTTATCACTGA
- a CDS encoding NAD(P)H-quinone oxidoreductase, with protein MKYVAYDSPGEPGVLHVAQGPAPEPKAGEVTIAVEAAGVSRADALQRRGLYPPPPGASPILGLEVAGTIARTGEGVTQWLRGDRVCALVNGGGYAEVVAVSAGQVLPIPDKWTTVEAATLPENAFTVYDNLFTRGRLHEGETVLVHGGSSGIGTTAIMFARAFGARVITTVGNAEKCAVCVRIGAEHAIDYKTSDFVEEVRRLTQGRGVHVVLDIVGGDCVNRDLNALALDGRVVCIATQRGREATIDLGLLLMKRATILGSSLRPRTAEQKAAIADELRKNVWPLLPNRDPIAPLVDSVFTFENAAGAHARLESSAHAGKIVLVP; from the coding sequence GTGAAGTACGTAGCCTACGACTCGCCCGGCGAACCCGGAGTGCTGCACGTCGCGCAAGGCCCCGCGCCCGAGCCTAAAGCCGGCGAAGTAACGATCGCGGTCGAAGCTGCAGGCGTTTCGCGTGCGGACGCTCTGCAGCGTCGCGGGCTCTATCCGCCGCCGCCCGGCGCGTCGCCGATTCTGGGTCTCGAAGTGGCCGGCACGATCGCGCGTACCGGCGAAGGCGTCACGCAGTGGCTCCGCGGCGATCGCGTATGCGCGCTGGTCAACGGCGGCGGATACGCGGAGGTCGTGGCCGTCTCGGCGGGCCAGGTGCTGCCGATTCCCGACAAGTGGACTACCGTTGAAGCCGCGACGCTTCCCGAAAACGCATTTACCGTGTACGACAATCTCTTCACGCGCGGACGTTTGCACGAAGGTGAAACGGTGCTCGTGCACGGCGGATCGAGCGGTATTGGGACCACCGCCATCATGTTCGCCCGCGCGTTCGGCGCGCGGGTTATCACGACCGTCGGAAACGCCGAGAAATGCGCGGTCTGCGTGCGCATTGGCGCCGAGCACGCCATCGACTATAAGACGTCGGATTTCGTCGAAGAGGTGCGCAGACTCACGCAGGGCCGCGGCGTCCACGTCGTGCTCGACATCGTCGGCGGCGACTGCGTCAACCGCGACCTCAATGCACTCGCGCTCGACGGCCGAGTCGTCTGCATCGCGACGCAGCGCGGGCGCGAAGCGACGATCGATCTCGGACTGCTCCTCATGAAACGCGCGACGATCCTAGGATCCAGCCTGCGACCCCGCACGGCCGAACAGAAGGCCGCGATCGCCGACGAGCTGCGCAAAAACGTGTGGCCGCTCTTACCCAACCGCGATCCAATCGCTCCCCTCGTCGATTCCGTGTTTACGTTTGAAAACGCGGCCGGCGCGCACGCTCGTCTCGAATCAAGCGCCCACGCCGGCAAAATCGTCTTAGTGCCATGA